DNA from Eubalaena glacialis isolate mEubGla1 chromosome 2, mEubGla1.1.hap2.+ XY, whole genome shotgun sequence:
GCCAGAAACCATTGGTCTGATCCAAAGGCTCACtaacaggtggggaaactgaggcacagagagagaggaCCCTGCCACATATAAGGGTGCCATCATTCTTCTGCCACATCACCCCTAGAACCGGAACAAGAGCCAGGCAGGGACTGCCCTGAGAGCAGTGCCcggagggagggagtggaggaAGGGGTGGAGGGAATGGGAGGGGGCTCCTGACCAAGAGCACACCTACTTGGAAGGGAGGCTGTCAGGGGAGCACTGTCTAAGGACACCACTGAGGAGTGGCCCCATAAGGATACGGGAGGGAATGGGGACGGGGGCACCAAAATGCAGCCAGTGGTAGGAAGCTGGGCCCCAGACTCTCGTAGGCTTGGTCAGAGCAGGAGGGGTCTGTGATGTGCCTGGGACCCACTGTCCAGCGGACCtgtccctctctgggccccagagaGCCCAAATGTATAGAGAGAAGACTGGCTGGGGAGCTTGTGAGTGAGGCATGACACCCACCTTCACTCTTTCTCACCCAGGAATAGAATTCTTGTACTTGCATTTTCTTTGCACCCCATTAGGGCAAATGCCCCAACTTTGTAAGTGCTCAGTAATGCTCATCACCCACACCCCAAACTCCACATCAGCATCTCGCTGCCTCAGGCCCCCTCTCCACCCCAATATCGAGTCTGGACCAGGTAAATACCCAGGGCAAGGCTGCCAGGATGGGGAGGGGACAAGAAAGAGTTTCTGTGGAGACACAATCAGAGGCCTGGCGGACGTAAGGCAGGGGGACTACACAGCGGGCCTCTGGCCTCAGTGCCAGATGTCCTGAAGTAGGACAGGCAACGACAGACACCACTTGACACCATCACCAAAGCCGTGACTGAAGAAGTGTGATCCTGATGGTACACGCCGAGGGGCACTACAGCCACTCCCAAGAGCAAGGTCCAGCTACTTGAACTGATGCAGAAGATGCTCTCGGACACAAAAACAGCACATTGGAGAACACCGTGCACAGATTATTTGGTAGGGAAAAGCAAACCACAAAATGATGCTCCGACTTACATGCAATTTCTGTGTGTGTAAATATCTGGGGGGACTGGGGAATTACACATTTAAAAGTGTTCAGGGAGGGAGAGTGGGACCCCTCCAGGGTGGGACCCCTCCCAGGTTTGGGGTATGAGGTGCTGGATGAGTGCAGTGCTGCTGAGACAGGAAAGACTGGGGTGGGAAGTGAGCTCAGGGGAAAGGTCAGGAGTGTGGTTTGGGAGGAGTTAAGGGTTGAAGAGACCCCAGGTGCAGAAGCCCAGCGTGCAGTCAGGTATCTGGGGCTTGAGCTCAGAAGAGGGGAGGCGGGGTGGGACAGACACAGGGGGAAATGACCTCAGACAGGCACAACGGAGGATGAGGGGGGAACCTGGGAGGGTGCTGCGCCAGGGAAGGCCAAGTTTTCCTGGGGACAGAGCAGTTGGCATGTTCAGAGACTTACAAAGGAGGCTGTGCAGGCGCTCATTGATGCTGGGGGTGAAAAGGAATGGGGGGCGTCCACAGAGCCTACCCTGGAaggccagccccctccccaggcacGAGCTCTTTCCAGAAGCCCGGGaatccctcagcccctggctgtGACCACTCACACAGCCCACACACCTGTCACTCGCTCACACAGCTCCGGTGGCTACTGGGGCTGCCCCATGCTCACCCAGCTGGCGGCGTACACAGTCTCGCCACTGCAGGCCCAGCAGGTCAGGGTAGATGTCGGGCAGCTGGCGCAGCGCCAGCAGCTTCAGCATGCGCGACGTGCAGCCGTGCAGGGCGCGCTCCCGCAGGGCCCGCTCCTCCGACAGCGTGGTGGGCCGCAGCTCCACGCGATGCTCCTGCAGCACGTGGTCCACGGAAGCGGGTGGCAGCCGCGGAAAGAGCCGCTCCTTCACCAGGTGGATGGGCACAAAGATGGCCCCGGCCCGCACCACGTGGGGGAAGGGGCACTGCTGCGTGCACACGAAGCTCTGCAGCTGGGACAGCAGCTTGCCCAGCAGCCCCTGCACACCCTGGCAGTCCTGCCACGCCGCCCGGCCCCAAGGCCCAGACGTCTCAAGCCACTCGCGCAGCTTTTCCGGCGGGGAGTGGGCCACTGAGCCCGAGATGGCATCACACAGGGACGCATGCAGTCCTGCAAAGTGTTGCTCTGGGGAGTCTGCTGTGGCGGGAGTAGAAGCTGGAGCGGGGCCTGCAACTGGAGCCGGAGCCGGAGCTGGAGCCGGAGCTGGAGCTGGTGCAGGCGATGGAGCCGGAGCAGGGGCCGAGGCGGGGGAGGTCATGGCTACAGCTGGAGGGCTGGGCAGCGCCAGGTTGAAGCAGGCCACGGGCAAGGGCTGGGTGAGAATCTGTAGTCCAGCGGGCACAGGTGTGGGGGTGGGTGCAGGCTGGGCAGGGGCTGAGGTGGGCACAGCTGGGACCACAGCTGGAACCACAGTTGCAGGCAAGGGTGCTGGCCGGAGGATCTTGAATTTTCGGAACATGAAGGCCACAGAGCTGTGGAAGTTTGTCCTTGGGGTGGCCTCTGCGGTCACTGGCACCCCAGGCAGGTCTGGTGCCTCTGTGACTACCTTTTTCAGGACTTGTCGATCTGAGACTGTGTCCCCCACACCTGGCACGTCGGAGACTGTGTTTCCCACGCCTGGCACATCCACAGCTGCGGTGGGCTTGGCATGCCCCGTGGGATGAGGGACCTTGGTAGGGGGGGCCTCTGCCGCGGTCTTCTTCACACTCAAGTCCAGTGCCACCTCCTCCTTAAGTGAGGCGTGCACACTCGAGGGGGCTTCCCGGCCAGGCAGAGATCCCCTACAGTCTTTGTCGTGGCTCTCAtcgggggctggggcgggggctggCTCATCTGTGGCCTCAGGTGCCTGCACGTCCAGGTAGTCACGGTAGGGGGCCAGGCTGAAGACGTTGTCGATAATAGGCATGGGTGGGGAGCTGGGTGGCAGTGTGCCATCGTTCTGCGGAAGAGACTGGCGCTCCTGGGCACAGGGCGGGAGAGCTGGTGGGGTGCGTGGAACTGGACTATCTCCAATGATGATGGGTGCCCCAGGGTGCTCATCGAGCTGGGGCTGGAGCTGCTCTCTCCTGCAGCTGGGCAGCCACATCTTCTCCTCGGCTTCCTGCACTGGCTTCTCTGCAGGCCTTGCAGGCTCTAAGCATGGCTGGCTGGCAGGCAGAGGCTGGCACGCCCGCTGGAAGGCACTGGGCTGTGGCACAGCCTGCACACTGTTCTGGGAAGGTGGCGTCCCTCCGAGCCCTGGGGATGCTCCATAGAGAGAGAGGTCATCCCGGGCGTAAGGAAAGCCCAGCGTCTGGGGGGCAAAGTCCACTGGGCAGCGTGGGGCAAGAGGTGGCTCCAGCTTGAGGCCTGGCGAgggtgctgggaggggggcagaggggtAGGAATAAGTATCCAACCCCACTGGGGGCATATAGGGTGTCTGAGCTGCCTGCTGCCGCAGGTAGGGGCTGCTTAGCCCACCAGCTGTGTACCCGGTCCCCTTGTGGGCTCCCAGAGGCTGCGGTGGAAGCATTGAGCCATAGCTGCCCTGCTTCTCTGGGTGGCGACAGGCTGGAGGGCAAGGGAGGGCCTGTGCAGGATGGGGCAGCGGATAGTGGGTGGGCACTGCATCCTGGCAGGCTGGTCCCAGAGGTTGGGCCAGCTGGGTCCAAGGACTGGGGGGTCCCTCGGACAATGCCTGCTTGGGGTCCCCAGAGTAAGGACCTGCATACTTGGAGGCCAGGAAGCCCGTGCTGTGGATGGTCCGATACTTCTCCAAGAATGCCTGGCACGGGGAGAAGCTCACCGAGGAGTCTTTGCCAGATGTCCCAGCTGGCACCCCACGCAAGAAGGTGCCATCCAGGGACTGGCccttgccaggagctgggggcagaGAACAAGATGGGTCGGCAGGGGGTAACAGGGATCCAGTCACCAGCGTCCAATCAACATCCAGAGGCCTCTTTGCTGCCCCTTCCCCCAGGCAGGTTGACAGCCCATAACACAGAGGGTTGCGGTAGACAGGTTTGGGTGCCGCCAGTGGTGGGCCTGGGTAGGAGTGAGCCTGGGGACCGAAGGGCAGGAGCTCAACGGGGCCAGAGTCCTGTACTTTCTCGGAGCTTTCTGTGGGTGGGCGGTAGAGCAGGCAGCTGGTCAGAAGGTTGTCTGCCCGAAGTGGGGGTCCTGCCATGCTGGTAGGGTACAAGGGTGGGTATGGGGTCCAGGATGCCAACCGCTCAGACCCTGTCTTCGGAGGACCCCCCATGGGGCAGGAGAAGTAGGCACCCTTGTAGCTGCAGGGGTCCTGGTTACCAGCAGAGGGGGGCAGGCTGTGCCCGGGCCCAGAGTCTGCCTCTA
Protein-coding regions in this window:
- the C2H15orf39 gene encoding uncharacterized protein C15orf39 homolog produces the protein MAEKRPLGTLGPVMYGKLPRLEADSGPGHSLPPSAGNQDPCSYKGAYFSCPMGGPPKTGSERLASWTPYPPLYPTSMAGPPLRADNLLTSCLLYRPPTESSEKVQDSGPVELLPFGPQAHSYPGPPLAAPKPVYRNPLCYGLSTCLGEGAAKRPLDVDWTLVTGSLLPPADPSCSLPPAPGKGQSLDGTFLRGVPAGTSGKDSSVSFSPCQAFLEKYRTIHSTGFLASKYAGPYSGDPKQALSEGPPSPWTQLAQPLGPACQDAVPTHYPLPHPAQALPCPPACRHPEKQGSYGSMLPPQPLGAHKGTGYTAGGLSSPYLRQQAAQTPYMPPVGLDTYSYPSAPLPAPSPGLKLEPPLAPRCPVDFAPQTLGFPYARDDLSLYGASPGLGGTPPSQNSVQAVPQPSAFQRACQPLPASQPCLEPARPAEKPVQEAEEKMWLPSCRREQLQPQLDEHPGAPIIIGDSPVPRTPPALPPCAQERQSLPQNDGTLPPSSPPMPIIDNVFSLAPYRDYLDVQAPEATDEPAPAPAPDESHDKDCRGSLPGREAPSSVHASLKEEVALDLSVKKTAAEAPPTKVPHPTGHAKPTAAVDVPGVGNTVSDVPGVGDTVSDRQVLKKVVTEAPDLPGVPVTAEATPRTNFHSSVAFMFRKFKILRPAPLPATVVPAVVPAVPTSAPAQPAPTPTPVPAGLQILTQPLPVACFNLALPSPPAVAMTSPASAPAPAPSPAPAPAPAPAPAPAPVAGPAPASTPATADSPEQHFAGLHASLCDAISGSVAHSPPEKLREWLETSGPWGRAAWQDCQGVQGLLGKLLSQLQSFVCTQQCPFPHVVRAGAIFVPIHLVKERLFPRLPPASVDHVLQEHRVELRPTTLSEERALRERALHGCTSRMLKLLALRQLPDIYPDLLGLQWRDCVRRQLGDFDTEAGSVPSSEPTVAREEPESLDLAWKLSAPKAKKPGRKPPAPGLEKAETTAGGGSRGASPTPAAGASSPGPAMRARFRSLLESAWLSGLALPTWGHKASGPDRTAPRPQLLGSQSHQL